In Falsibacillus pallidus, the genomic window AATTAGATTAGATAGGGGGATTTCCCTCGACATAATTCGCCAAAAACCGGGCGGTGCTTGTCACTTTAGTGACGCCGCGCGGTTTTTTTGTGCATTTTTTGCTGTTTTTTATGAAAGTTATGGTAATATGAATCTATTAATAAGATACCATCTGGGTATTATGGAGGAGCAGCGATGGAAAAGGAACTGAAGTTAATCGGCAAGAGGATTCTAGAGCAAAAATATGAAATAGCGAAAAGGGTTCATCATGAACGGACATCCCATTTATCACCGGACCAATTAAAGAACTTTCCGTTAACTGAAAAGGAAATGATTGAAGTACGCGCCAATTTTGTCACCATCTTCGGAGAAGCTCTTCAAGGGGATGCAGAATTGGAAAAAGCGTATATCGACCTCTTCAATTGGGGTGAGCAGACTGGTGAGTTTGTTTATAAACTTGGTGTTCCTTTGGATGAAGCCTTGAAAGATACAACGTATTACCGTATGTTCATCCGAGACGCCATTAAGGACGGGGTGGAGGCGCAATCCCTCTCACTTGATCAAGCATTCAAGGTGCTGGATATCATCGATCCCTTGATGGATAAAGCTGTTTACTGCTTTAGCCTTACCTACATCCATTTCTATAAAGTCATGCTCGAATCGGCCAAGCATTCATTCTTGGAATTGTCTGTTCCAGTCGTTCCATTGACGAAGGGAATTGCCATCCTGCCGTTGATCGGCACCATCGATACCGAGCGGGCAGCCCTCTTGATGGAAGAAACGCTGAATCATGCAAGCAGGCTCCAGCTAAGCCATTTGATTCTCGATCTATCCGGCGTTCCAATCATTGATACGATGGTAGCGGATCAGATTTTTAAAGTGATCGATTCATTGAAGCTTTTAGGCGTTCAAGCCGTTATTACAGGTATCCGTCCTGAAATTGCCCAAACCGTGGTGCAGCTGGGGCTTGATTTTAAATCCATCATGGTCCGTTCGAACTTAAGCACGGCTATGAAAGAATTAGTCTTTGTTAAATAATAAATGCGTTTCCAAAAAACACATCTTAGTTGGAGATGTGTTTTTTTTTTTGCGAAAATTCTTGGAAAGATATGGTATAATAATGAAGTTGAATATTTAGAATACTTTCCCAGCACCATCAGAAAGAATTTGAAGGAGGGAAGTCTCTAATGAACAAAGGAAAATGGACTGCAGCGGGGATTACATTGTTTTTATTGGCATTCTTCCTGTTCCTCAATTGGCAGTATCCTTATTCGTTCATAAGTGTGAAAAAGTCCATCCGATTCCAACCTGACCCAAAAGTGGCAGAGGAATATAAAACAGATTTTCAGTCTTTTCGGCAACACTATTATTCGAATTCTGTTGAGCTTGCCAGTTTAACAGACAATCGAACAGAATTTGTCTTGAATGCATTTGATCAAAAGTGGCTTATGTCGAGCGAGCCCGTCACAATGGACAGCATGAAATTGAATGATATCCTGACAGAAGTGCAAGATGCACGAACGCTAATAATGGAATTGGCATTTAGAGAAACATACCCTCAAGAGACGAAAGAATACTTGAAAATTGCTCTTGAAAATAGTATTGAAATGGAGAGCTATCTATTGATGGTGAAAAATAACCCAAGTATTACGAGGGAACGCTCCAATTCAATGTTTCACCAGATGCACATGATGTTCCAAAACGAGCTGAAAATGTATGAGTCATTTTATGAGTCCTATCAGCAGTCTTATAAGAAATGATAACTACTATTAAAAAGGGGGCTTTATGGTGGTAAATATATCAAAGGAGGAGAATCAAAAGATGGAAGAAACGAAATACCAACAGGGAAATGTGGAAGCAAAACTGGATGAGATTTTAACGAGGCTGGATAGGCTTGAGAAGCAGGGGCAAAGACACGCTCCAAAAAGTTCAGGTGTGTGGGTGTTAGTGCCTGTTGTTGCTATTATCATGTGGGGACTGCAGAATATTTTTTAATCTTTAAAGGGATGGGAAAAGAGGAATCTTCCTTTTATGTCATCCTCTTTTTTATGCATTTTTTCCTTATTTTGATAGGCGGCATTAGAAAATATTGTTATAATTAATATCTGAATTTTCGGGATTAACTAGTAAGGAGGTAATTGAAACGATGAAAATTGTGAAGCAATGGAATAACGAAGACAGCGAGTTTATTAGAAAAAATGTGATTGAACATAATATGGCGTCTTTGCCGGAAGAAGTGAAATCACCGGTGGAAAATGTAAGCTTTGTGGTCCGGGATGAAAATGAACAGATTGTCGGCGGGGTGACGGGGACGATGTTCTGGCAGCACCTTCATGTCGATTTTCTCTGGGTGGATGAATTGATCCGAGAAGATGGGTACGGTACAAAGTTGATGAAGGAAATGGAGCAATGGGCAAGGGAGAAAAAGTGCAGGTTGATGGTGGTCGATACATTCAGCTTCCAGGCTCCAGGATTTTATCGTAAATTAGGCTTCCAGGAGTTCGGAGTTGTGGAAGATCATCCGAAGGGCTATAAACAGTATTATTTTGAAAAGCGATTAAGTTAATTTTGAATGTGGAGGCGCCATTATGGTTGAATTGGATTTTATGAAGTCGGAATACATACC contains:
- a CDS encoding STAS domain-containing protein, with protein sequence MEKELKLIGKRILEQKYEIAKRVHHERTSHLSPDQLKNFPLTEKEMIEVRANFVTIFGEALQGDAELEKAYIDLFNWGEQTGEFVYKLGVPLDEALKDTTYYRMFIRDAIKDGVEAQSLSLDQAFKVLDIIDPLMDKAVYCFSLTYIHFYKVMLESAKHSFLELSVPVVPLTKGIAILPLIGTIDTERAALLMEETLNHASRLQLSHLILDLSGVPIIDTMVADQIFKVIDSLKLLGVQAVITGIRPEIAQTVVQLGLDFKSIMVRSNLSTAMKELVFVK
- a CDS encoding GNAT family N-acetyltransferase, which produces MKIVKQWNNEDSEFIRKNVIEHNMASLPEEVKSPVENVSFVVRDENEQIVGGVTGTMFWQHLHVDFLWVDELIREDGYGTKLMKEMEQWAREKKCRLMVVDTFSFQAPGFYRKLGFQEFGVVEDHPKGYKQYYFEKRLS